The Microbacterium luteum genome includes a region encoding these proteins:
- a CDS encoding SDR family oxidoreductase encodes MQTTFHPRRAIVTGSDSGIGAATALALADAGLDVVVTWHSDQDGAEETARGVRDRGRRAHVRQFDATDLDRVEADIDSMADELGGLDVFVNNSGGGNGGPFLDLDLATWRSIVSLNLDGAFLALQAAARRMATQRTGGRLIAVTSVHEHQPRVESAPYVAAKHGLGGLLKVMAQELGAHGITANAVAPGEIATPINDMEAGDAEQTHRAGIPLARPGAPEEVAAVVAFLASPASSYVTGASWVVDGGMLQMGPQAGSHLNSDEWRI; translated from the coding sequence ATGCAGACGACATTCCATCCTCGACGCGCGATCGTGACCGGCTCGGACTCGGGCATCGGCGCGGCCACCGCGCTGGCGCTCGCCGACGCGGGTCTCGACGTCGTCGTGACCTGGCACAGCGACCAGGACGGTGCGGAGGAGACCGCGCGGGGTGTGCGGGATCGCGGCCGCCGCGCGCATGTGCGGCAGTTCGACGCGACCGATCTCGACCGGGTGGAAGCCGACATCGACAGCATGGCCGACGAGCTCGGCGGCCTCGACGTCTTCGTGAACAACTCCGGCGGCGGCAACGGGGGCCCGTTCCTCGATCTCGACCTGGCGACGTGGCGCAGCATCGTCTCGCTCAACCTCGACGGCGCGTTCCTCGCCCTGCAGGCGGCTGCTCGCAGGATGGCGACGCAGCGCACCGGCGGCCGCCTGATCGCCGTCACGAGCGTGCACGAGCATCAGCCGCGCGTGGAGTCCGCCCCGTATGTCGCCGCCAAGCACGGCCTCGGTGGCCTGCTGAAGGTCATGGCGCAGGAGCTCGGAGCGCACGGCATCACCGCGAACGCCGTAGCACCCGGCGAGATCGCGACGCCGATCAACGACATGGAGGCCGGCGACGCCGAGCAGACCCACCGCGCCGGCATCCCGCTGGCTCGTCCGGGTGCGCCCGAGGAGGTCGCCGCGGTGGTCGCGTTCCTCGCCTCGCCGGCCTCAAGCTATGTGACGGGCGCGAGCTGGGTGGTCGACGGTGGGATGCTTCAGATGGGACCGCAGGCGGGCTCCCATCTGAACAGCGACGAATGGAGGATCTGA
- a CDS encoding multidrug transporter, which produces MSGADEMTPEEKRHDQLTSAPAATEDDAAPRIEITEHDGITRIDVRDDAEVRPGGPQVPEED; this is translated from the coding sequence ATGTCGGGAGCGGACGAGATGACCCCCGAGGAGAAGCGGCACGACCAGCTGACCTCGGCGCCGGCGGCCACGGAAGACGACGCGGCTCCGCGGATCGAGATCACCGAGCACGACGGCATCACGCGGATCGACGTGCGCGACGACGCCGAGGTGCGGCCGGGGGGCCCGCAGGTCCCGGAAGAAGACTGA
- a CDS encoding GNAT family N-acetyltransferase, with product MIAEHGETSAGLDIRPLATVDDAVVASEVLARVWGGDRAAMPPQLLRAMAHAGSYTVGIWREAEMVGASVAFFGAPPERTMHSHITGVLPEHQGRGVGRLLKQHQREWALARDVGTITWTFDPLVRRNAHFNFRVLGVRAVEYLVNHYGAMDDGVNRGDETDRILVAWAIASAPALTPPDDSVVAAVEVPADIETLRRSDPIAASAWRLRVREQLLAHLADGLVIGGFDDARGYLLVRP from the coding sequence ATGATCGCGGAGCACGGGGAGACGTCGGCCGGGCTCGACATCCGGCCACTGGCGACCGTGGACGACGCGGTCGTCGCGAGTGAGGTGCTCGCGCGCGTGTGGGGCGGTGATCGCGCCGCGATGCCGCCGCAGCTGCTGCGCGCGATGGCCCATGCCGGGTCGTACACCGTGGGCATCTGGCGCGAAGCCGAGATGGTCGGTGCTTCGGTGGCTTTCTTCGGAGCGCCGCCCGAGCGCACGATGCACTCCCACATCACCGGCGTCCTGCCGGAGCATCAGGGGCGGGGCGTCGGTCGGCTGCTGAAGCAGCACCAGCGCGAATGGGCGCTCGCCCGCGATGTCGGCACGATCACCTGGACCTTCGATCCGCTCGTGCGTCGCAATGCCCACTTCAACTTCCGTGTTCTCGGCGTGCGCGCCGTCGAGTACCTGGTGAACCACTACGGCGCGATGGATGACGGCGTCAACCGCGGCGACGAGACGGACCGCATCCTCGTCGCGTGGGCGATCGCCTCGGCTCCCGCCCTCACTCCGCCCGATGACAGCGTCGTCGCCGCCGTGGAGGTGCCCGCCGACATCGAGACGCTCCGCCGCAGCGACCCCATTGCCGCGAGCGCCTGGCGTCTCCGGGTGCGCGAGCAGCTGCTGGCGCATCTGGCCGACGGGCTCGTCATCGGTGGGTTCGACGACGCCCGCGGCTACCTCCTCGTGCGTCCTTGA
- a CDS encoding DUF3072 domain-containing protein has protein sequence MAQANDDREMLGATDDGDTAAEKDPSTWVTGDEPMTAPQRSYLDTLAREAGEEIPADISKAEASEQIDRLQQETGRSPQ, from the coding sequence ATGGCACAGGCGAATGATGACCGTGAGATGCTCGGCGCCACCGACGACGGCGACACCGCCGCCGAGAAGGACCCGTCGACGTGGGTCACCGGCGACGAGCCGATGACCGCTCCCCAGCGCAGCTACCTCGACACCCTGGCGCGTGAGGCGGGCGAGGAGATTCCCGCTGACATCAGCAAGGCCGAGGCCTCGGAGCAGATCGATCGGCTGCAGCAGGAGACCGGGCGCTCACCGCAGTGA
- a CDS encoding alpha/beta fold hydrolase gives MPTLEVPHGAALDYEITGDAGPLVVQLHGLTSSRDRDAQLGLDLARSLRGHRVLRYDARGHGGSTGDLDPRSYQWNRLAKDLLALLDHVAPGEPVHAVGPSMGSATLLHAAKKHPERFASLTLVVPPTAWETRSAQTQLYRANAALIEKEGLGVFHANHTAPVPPALSDAPSTTPTVPEDLLPTVLRGAASTDFPSEKAVSRITTPTLILAWTGDAAHPVSTAKRLKKLLPDARLVIARTPYGIMAWPGLFAEHVTTTDPR, from the coding sequence GTGCCCACTCTCGAGGTTCCGCACGGGGCTGCGCTCGACTACGAGATCACCGGCGACGCCGGCCCGCTCGTGGTGCAGCTGCACGGCCTGACGTCATCCCGCGATCGTGACGCCCAGCTCGGGCTCGATCTCGCCCGCTCCCTGCGCGGCCATCGCGTGCTGCGGTACGACGCCCGCGGACACGGCGGATCCACCGGCGACCTCGATCCGAGGTCGTACCAGTGGAACCGCCTCGCGAAAGACCTCCTGGCCCTGCTCGACCACGTCGCGCCGGGAGAGCCCGTGCACGCCGTCGGGCCGTCGATGGGATCGGCGACCCTGCTGCATGCCGCGAAGAAGCATCCGGAGCGGTTCGCCAGTCTCACCCTGGTCGTGCCGCCGACCGCGTGGGAGACCCGGTCGGCGCAGACGCAGCTCTACCGCGCGAACGCGGCGCTCATCGAGAAGGAGGGCCTCGGGGTCTTCCACGCCAACCACACCGCGCCCGTGCCCCCGGCGCTGTCGGATGCGCCCTCGACGACGCCGACCGTGCCCGAGGACCTGCTTCCCACGGTGCTGCGCGGCGCGGCGAGCACCGACTTCCCGAGCGAGAAGGCGGTGTCGCGCATCACGACGCCGACGCTGATCCTCGCCTGGACGGGGGATGCGGCGCATCCGGTCTCCACCGCGAAGCGCTTGAAGAAGCTGCTGCCCGACGCGCGGCTGGTCATCGCGAGGACGCCCTACGGGATCATGGCCTGGCCGGGCCTGTTCGCCGAGCACGTCACGACGACGGACCCGCGCTGA